The window TTCCACCCTGGGACCAGAGAACGGTCCCTCAATTCCACTTCCGCCGCTGTTGTGGCGGACACTCACTTCGTTCGCCCCAGGAGAGTTGAGGGGCATCGCCTCAACGCTCTTGGGTTCCGCTGTCAGGATCACCAGCGAGCGCCTTAACTTTAAGACCTCCTGAAGACCGCGCGGCGCCCCGCTGCGCGCCTGGGCCTGTAGCCTGGGTGGGCATGTATGACGTTCTGGTCGTTGGCGGGGGCCTGGCGGGGCTGACGGCGGCGCGCGCCCTGGACCGCGCCGGAAAGCGGGTGCGCGTGCTGGACGCTGCGCCGCAGGTAGGCGGGCGGGTGCAGTCGCGCGCCTTGGACGGCTTTACGCTGGACGCCGGGTATCAGGTGCTGTTTCCGGCCTACCCGGCAGTGCGGCGCTGGCTGGACCTGGACGCCCTGAACTTAGTGCCGCTGCCCCCCGCCGCCGTGATTCGCCGGGGCGCGCAGGCAGACGTGGTGGGCTGGCCGCTGGGTGACCCCGGCGCCCTGGGTGGCACCCTGCTAACCCGGGCCCTGAGCACCCGGGACAAGGCGCGGGTGCTGGCCCTGGCCCTGCGCCTGCGCGGCCCGGCGCCCTGGACCCTGCTGCGCGGCCCCGATGAACCCACAGAGGGGTATCTGCGCCGCTTTGGCTTCAGCGATTCGGCACTGGACCAGTTTTTCCGGCCGTTTTTTGGGGGCATCTTCCTGCGGCGCGACCTGAGCACCAGCGCGCGGCTGTTTCGCTATTACTTCCGCATGCTGCTGGACGGCGGCGCGGCGCTGCCGGCAGAGGGGATGGGGGCCCTCACCGCCCAGCTGGCCCAGGGCCTGAAGGTCACGCTGAACGTGCAGGCCCAGCGCCTGACCCCCCACGGCGCCTCTGTAACCGTGGGCACCACCGCCGGGGATCTGGAGGCCCGGCAGGTGA of the Deinococcus aquaedulcis genome contains:
- a CDS encoding NAD(P)/FAD-dependent oxidoreductase; protein product: MYDVLVVGGGLAGLTAARALDRAGKRVRVLDAAPQVGGRVQSRALDGFTLDAGYQVLFPAYPAVRRWLDLDALNLVPLPPAAVIRRGAQADVVGWPLGDPGALGGTLLTRALSTRDKARVLALALRLRGPAPWTLLRGPDEPTEGYLRRFGFSDSALDQFFRPFFGGIFLRRDLSTSARLFRYYFRMLLDGGAALPAEGMGALTAQLAQGLKVTLNVQAQRLTPHGASVTVGTTAGDLEARQVIVATDPDTAARLTGEATGRGHLSGTYLHYAAPAALDRERRLLLNAAGGLIQNAHWLSNAVPGRAPEGQHLLTVTVLGLPGAGDDALDAQVRGELATWYGEAAVRSLRTLLVERIHHAQYPQPPEYAATLAGHATRLSGVLLAGEVTAMSSIQGAMESGEKAAAIVLGDPVGMSRPRGA